TGTCAATACAACATGGGTGTGGGTGTGTTATCCGTACAGGATTTGGTCAACCAATTTTGggaattttgaccaaaatcaacagaGAAATTCTGGACAAATACAATGATTTTTGTAATCAAAACAAAAGCTAaggtgaaattgaagaaaatggagtgcattgaaaataaaaatttctatGTCAATCCTTTTCCTTATATCCTCTTGATAAATGTTTTTTCCTCATAATGCCTTGCAAGTTTTTGCACATAGTGTCTCATAATTTAGACATCcctatttttagatatttgaattatttttaggtGAATCCAGGCACCGGGTATCCTTACCTAGATCTGTACCCccgaattttaaaatttatatcatgaaGGATTCGACCTCTATATCCACACCTCTGTATTGAACACCTGTGCACCTGATTCCAAGCAACTTGGGTTTTATCAAAACAGTCTTCTTTTATGCTCTCTGTATACATACTAATTTTGTCCCTTAGGAAAAAACCATTTGTTTCCTGACTTTCTGCAATGCATCAGACTGAAAATCTTCCTCTTGTTTTTTCTTCAACTTGTGTGAACTCAAGTGCAGACAATTATTAACTTGAAACATGTTTGTTATCGCTGAGGGAGACCGTCATGATgagaacaaaagaaaaaaaaaggaggaagGAGATTACGAGGGTTGTTGTATAACTGTTAAATTGAATATAGTTATATTAAGTAATTGTTGCAAGACGCAAGTGCACAGGAATCTAGGCATTGAGCTTGTTTGAGCTTTGGTGGATTAATCCAAGTGAAAGACTTGCATAGCATTGTATTAACTTGAATCATACTCACCCTATAaagtattgctttcatgtttaTTAGACTTAAAATTGAATGTGCTGTGAGTCCAATATGGCCAAATCTTCATTTTACGAGGTTAATCATCTAGCCTGGATCATATTTGTTGCTCACTGTTAGTTTTAGAGTGAGATACCACCTGAAAATATAGGAACTGACTGCTAGGCTAAGTGTGATGAGAGCCACCTCTCAACCTTTGAGTTGGCAAGGACAGAATAGATTATACTGCTGCCTATTCTATAAATAATTACTCTTTCCAGCCTTTGAGTTAGCTTCTGAAGTTGAGTTAGGCTCAAGGTCTATTTCTTTAAGTTGGTACCAGAGCCAGGCACACCCAATTCTTGTTTCACCCGATATTCGGTCCTTATATTATCTTGTCCACGCTCCATGGCAGACTTGAACATATGTGATGGTTTGATCATGTCCACGTAGACATTTACATCCACTAGTCTGTAGGTGCAATACTATGGTGAATGGAAGTGGTAAAATGAGACTACTAAAATCACACAAAAGAAACTAGCAAGCTCTCAGCATTCACACAGATTTAGCTAAAGATAGAATATAATAGAAGCAAGGAATTCACACAATACCAAGTAGTTCAAATTAAGGTTTAGTTATTGtcacttaaattttatttggtaTTTGCCGGACTTGTATGCACGTGTGAGTAATTGTGGCATTTAGAATATCTCTAATTTAGAGAGCTCCTAATTTGTTGGAAGGTCCAATTTGAGCAGAGTAATTACAGATACTTTGCATGCTTAAAAGATTCTTCACAGTTTTGTGGTTCAGGAAAAAAATCACTTTGAGAAGGATATACTCGACCTGCAGAAATGTTGAAGGAACTTCTCTGAAGAAAATTCCTTAGTATTAGTTaacgttttgtgtactgatCCTATGGCTTCCTTTGCTCAAGTGTTTTATtgtaatttcttcttttttcttcccCAACATTAACTATGTACTGAATGTTTATTTTAACATGATAGAATGTTGAAGAAGCATCAGCATGATCCACATGTATTGCAACGTGTCTCCAAACATTTTTTCTGTGAAAATGTTTATGATGACGATTCAACCGACAGGCCAAAATCAAGGTGGCGCATTCGGAATCTCTTTGAGGAAGATCTTGCTTCTGCTCATATGACATATGATGATGACTCTTACAATAAGAAAATCAATTCGGTGAAAACTGATCCGAGGAAGACTAATCTACAGCGCAAGCAAATTAATGTGAGTATGCAACTGCTGcctttaaataatttgaaatatgaaTCAGAAAATAGTACTGGTGGGACGTCGGACATCTGTTATACAAGAATCTACTTATTAGAATATGGACAAGATAACCAAATTCCATGCACACGGCTGTacaaattactaaaaaagtaaaatttagTAAAAGCATCCTGTAATCATGGAAGGTGTAGTGTAGTGTTCATTGGAGCTTTCTTCTGTCTAAATGAGGAAGGAGGAGAAGCTTAACAAGTCCCTGCTTGGAAATATATTCCTTTCACTCAGTCATTGCTTTGTCAAAACTAAATATGCAAACTTTGTTAGTTATTTGTTAACTGGAGTCTTTGTTCATAAATGTAGACGGGTGCAGCAGCTGATGGTCTGGAGGCTATTGAAGACCCATTTGACTGCATATTCGGGTCTTCAGCAAGTGTCCAAGATATTCATCACCCTGACACACTTAGCACACCATTTAGAAGACGTAACTATAACCAGAAAAGGTCTCATCGTAGGCATAGGATGCGTCACAAGGAGAACATGGATGTTTGAGGTTTCTTCAATTGGCCAAATAGCCCTCACAAATGCCCCTCGCATCACATGTACCTGAAATTACTAGCTATTACAACAAGTTGTACCTACTATGTGGGTGCCTTTCTATGATGCTGTTCTCTCCTTGATACACGGAGTCTTGCATTGTAGCTGAATGAGTCGTTCGCCAAATCTCTAGCTGGAATTGGTATTACCTCCAAGCTGCTTTGTATATGTTATGACTCCATTTGCATTTGAGCTATTCAGGGACGGTGTACCAATTTCAGCATAAGCTAGTTTTAGATAAACTCTGTTAGTGATTTTAATAGAGATGAAGCTAAAAATTGATCTCCCAGTCGAAATATTTGGATGAAATGAAATTAGAGTTCTGAATTCCCAGCATGTATTAGAAGAAATAATTGGTATAAACATTTGTACTTGTTACCAATGTTGGtagtatttttttcaatttctgcAAAATTTATCTAGTCTTAGTTGTACATCATGTATTATTTTCTATCTAATGCAATATGGGATAAAAGTACTGTGTATTGTTCCATACCATGATAAAGTTCTAAGACAAAACTAACCTTTCTTTTAAGAGTTCTCTTGATTAAACCTCTCTAGGCTAGTCAAGTCCAAGGGTATAATTGTAAACAAAATTATAAATAGATTTAGGCCAAATATAAGTTTAAGTTGTatagtataatatttaatttttaatgcaATGAACCAAATTTgttaacaaataatttttacattattaattttcttattACTAAATCGTGTATTACAATTTCTTCCTAACTTGTTTATAAACTAAACAACCTTCATCGACAAGTTATGTAGTAGTTATTATAATGTAAGAAATGCAATGATTTCTGAATTTAACGCGGCTAAATGAAAACAATGTTGAATTTTCGAAATGGAGAGAGGGGAAAGAAATGAATAGAGTAAATTACTAAAATGGGAGAGTATCTAATATTTATAATTTGCATTACATGTCTATTCTTAATTGGCTGCAGTTTTGTTTCTCTCCCGTTTGATCATCCTTTTTGTGTTCCTTTGACTTTGTTGGCAATAAAGATAATTTAGTTAAATATCATTTGTTCATCCTACGTTAAACAAAGAATTGAACCCTT
This Solanum dulcamara chromosome 8, daSolDulc1.2, whole genome shotgun sequence DNA region includes the following protein-coding sequences:
- the LOC129901356 gene encoding uncharacterized protein LOC129901356; this translates as MAEALFELEEILISRKEALTSEEAKLLNSWKQNAIRDFGIGATGASFATWLVTRRLNNLVRMNLTAGVGFYYGIRRFAKCVDSEIEQILSQHGTRLQTEMAEIMLKKHQHDPHVLQRVSKHFFCENVYDDDSTDRPKSRWRIRNLFEEDLASAHMTYDDDSYNKKINSVKTDPRKTNLQRKQINTGAAADGLEAIEDPFDCIFGSSASVQDIHHPDTLSTPFRRRNYNQKRSHRRHRMRHKENMDV